The genomic window CCTCTACGTGCAGGAGGACGTGGCCGACCGGCTGATGAAGATGCTGCGCGGTGCCGTCGCGGCGCTCCAGATCGGCGATCCGTGGCTGGTCGCGACGGACGTCGGCCCGGTCATCGACGCCGAGGCGCGGGGGCGGATCGACGCGCACATCGAGGTGAACGGCCTGCCCGTTGCGGGCGAGGGCCTCTTCGTGCCGCCGACGATCATCGACATTCCGGGGATCGAGGCGCTGGACGAGGAGATCTTCGGCCCCGTCCTCCACGTCGCGACGTTCAGGTCGGACGAGATCCACGACGTCATCGACGCCATCAACGCCAAGGGCTACGGCCTGACCTTCGGTCTCCACACCCGCATCGACGACCGCGTCGAGGAGATCGTCAGCCGCATCAAGGTCGGCAACATCTACGTCAACCGCAACCAGATCGGCGCCATCGTGGGCTCCCAGCCGTTCGGCGGCGAGGGCCTGTCGGGCACGGGGCCGAAGGCGGGCGGGCCGCGCACCGTTGCGCGCCTGGCGCGGCGCGCGGCACGGCGCCTTCCTGCGGACACCGGTCCGGCCGCATCGGTCGAAGCCGTGCAGAGGCGCCTCGACGCGCTGACGCCGAGCGAGGCGCCGGTCAGGATCGACGACATGCCCGGGCCGACGGGCGAGTCGAACCGCCTCTCGGTCCTCCCGCGCGGCACCGTGCTCTGCCTCGGCCCGACCCTCGCTCTCGCGGAGGCGCAGGCGGCTGCGGCACGCGCCTCCGGCAACACCACGCTGATCGTGGCGCCCGGCGCGAAGGACGGCGTCGACGGCATCCTCGACCCGTCCGCGCTGGCGACGCTCGCCGGCTTTGACGCGGTCGCCTTCGAGGGCGAGGACCTCGGCGCCGTGCGTCAGGCGCTGGCGAGCCGCGGCGGTCCGATCCTGCCTGTGGTGTGCGCGGCCGACGAGGTCGTCATCGAGCGGCACCTGTGCATCGACACGGCCGCCGCCGGCGGCAACGCGCAGCTGATGTCCACCACCGAGGACAACATGGCCGCCTGAGCCGGCCCGGCGCGGGGCCGCGCGCCGGCCCCGTCGCGTTTCCTGCCACGCGCCCGGCGGTCCGGTTCAGGCCGCGACCGTGCGGCGCAGCGGCGGCAGCGTCGCCTCCAGCTCGCGGCGCTTGCTCTCGTGCTGCGGCGGCAGCTTCAGCGACCGGCCGAGCTGGTCCTGCGGCTCGTCGACCGCGAACCCCGGCGGATCGGTGGCGATCTCGAACAGGATCCCGCCCGGCTCGCGGAAGTAGATCGAGTGGAAATACTGCCGGTCGATGAGCGGCGTCGGGGAGAGGCCGAACCCGCGCACGGCGCTCTGCCACGACATCAGGTCGTCGTCGTCCGCCGCGCGGAAGGCGAGGTGGTGGATCGAGCCGGCGCCCGGCTGCGCGCGCGGGCCCCCGCTCGCGATGACGTCGATCACCCCGGCCGGCCCGTCTGGGCTCGCGAACCGCTGCCGGTCCCCCTCCTGGCCGACCTTCTCGTAGCCGAACACCTCGGTCAGCAGACGCGCGGTCGGGTCGGGGTCGGCGACCACCATCGTCGCCGAATGGAAGAGCGCGTGCTCCAGCCGCGGACCGCCGGGCGTGGCCACCAGCTCGACGGGCGCGCCGTCGTTGTCGGTGATGGTCACGCCGGTCTCGCCGAACCGCTCGAACGGGCGGCCGCGATCCTCGAACGCCGCCACCGTCTCGGGGGAGACGGCGTAGCCGTAGCTCTCGGCGATCCCCGTGCCGGTGCGGCCGTGGCCGGCGTGGTCGTACGGGAAGACGGTGAAGATCCCGCCGGGACCGGCATCCTCGGCGCCGTAGTAGAGGTGGTAGACGCTGGGATCGTCGAAGTTCACGGTCGTCTTGACGAGGCGCCGGCCCAGCGTGCCCGTGTGGTAGTCGAGCGACGCCTGCGCTGGTCCCGAGATCGCGGTGATGTGGTGCAAGCCCCTGATGGCGGCCATCGATGTCGTCTCCTCAACGGTCGTCGTTCTTGCGGCGGTCCCGGGGGAGCCGCCCGTTTTTGCGGCAGGGCGAAATCCGCCCGATTTGCCGACCGTTGCTTAATTGTGTGGCGGGAGCGGGGGAGCGCGACGGCAACTATGTCGCGGGACCGCGGCAGCGCGGAGGCGGACGGCTTGTTTCCAACTCCCTCGGCGGTCCATGGTTTTCGGCGCGCATTGCCGCAGCCGGCCGCGCGCCTGCCGCTGCCCGGCGGCCAACACCTCTGGAGCTTCGATGCAAACCCGTGCCGCAATCCTGTCCGCATTTCCCGCCGAGCGTCCCTACGCCACCTCGCGGCCGCTTTCGATCGAGCGGGTCGAGCTGGACGATCCGGGGCGGGGCGAGGTGCTGGTGCGGGTGGCGGCGGCGGGCCTTTGCCACTCCGACCTCTCGGTGATCAACGGCGACCGGCCGCGCCCGATGCCGATGGCGCTCGGCCACGAGGCCGCCGGCGTGGTCGAGCGCGTCGGCGAGGACGTGCCGGACCTCGTCCCCGGCGACCACGTGGTGATGGTGTTTGTGCCGTCGTGCGGCTCGTGCGCGCCGTGCGCGGAAGGGCGTCCTGCGCTCTGCGAGCCGGGGGCGGCGGCGAACAACGCCGGCACGCTCCTCTCCGGGGCGCGGCGCATCCACAAGGCGGACCATACGATCAACCATCATCTCGGCTGCTCGGCGTTCGCGGAGCACGCGGTGGTCTCGCACCGCTCACTGGTGAAGGTCGACCGCGAGATGCCGCTGGAGCGGGCCGCGCTGTTCGGCTGCGCCGTGCTGACGGGCGTCGGTGCGGTGGTCAACACCGCCGCGGTGCGGGCGGGCGAGACGGTGGCGGTCGTCGGCCTCGGCGGCGTCGGGCTCAGCGCCGTGCTGGGCGCGCTGTCCTCCGGCGCGGCGCAGGTGATCGCGATCGACGTGAACTCCGACAAGGCCGGCTTCGCCGCCTCCCTCGGCGCGACCGCCGTCTTCGACCCGCGCGGCGAGGACACCGTCGCTGCCATCAGGGAGCTGACCAGGGGAGGGGTGGACGTCGCGGTCGAGACCGCGGGCGTCGCCGCGGCCTTCAAGTGCGCCTACGACGTGACGCGCCGCGGCGGACGCACGGTGACCGCGAGCCTGCCGAACCCGGCGGTGACGCTGCCTGCCACCCACGTCAGCCTCGTCGCCGAGGAGCGGACGGTGCGCGGCTCCTACCTGGGCGGCGGCGTCCCGCGCCGCGACATTGCCCGCTACATGGCGCTGAACGCCGCCGGCCGCCTGCCGGTCGAGAAGCTTCACACCGGGACCGACCCGCTGGACAAGATCAACGAGGGGTTCGACGCGCTGGCCGAGGGGGCCACCATCCGGCGCCTGATTTCCATCGCCGCCTGAACCCGGACCCGTTCGGGCCGCCCGCCCTGCCCGTATGGGAGGGGCGGGCGGCCTTGGTACGATTTAGGATTGAACGGTGCCTCCCATTTGGGGGCACCGTCGCGGCGGCTCAGTCCTGGACGGAGCCGCCGCCGTCGATGATGAGCACCTGGCCCGTCGTCCACGCGCCCGCCGGGGAGGCGAAGTAGACCGCGGCGCCGGCGATGTCATCCGGCTCGCCGAGGCGCTGCAGGGCGTAGCTCTGCGCCACCTTGCTGGCCCGCTCAGGGTCCTCCCAGAGCGCCCGCGCGAAGTCCGTCTTCACCAGCGCCGGGGCGATGCCGTTCACGCGGATGTTGTCCTTGCCGTAGGTCACAGCGAGGTTGCGCACGAGCTGGGCGTCGGCGGCCTTCGTCAGCGCGTAGATGCCCAGATAGTCCGACCCCTTGAACGCTGCGATGGACGAGACGACGACGATCGCGCCGTCCTTCCGGGCCTGCATCGCCGGGACGCACAGCTTGCACAGCAGCATGTTGGAGCGGACGTTGACGCGGATCGTCTTCTCGAACGCGTCGTCGGGCGTGTCGAGGAACGGCCCGTAGTAGGGGTTCACGGCGGCGTTGCAGACGAGGATGTCCGGCGCGCCGAGCTCGGCGGTCGTCTTCTCCACCAGCGCGGTGACGTCCTCGTCGCTCGAGATGTTGGCGGGGATCGGCACCGCGGTCGCCCCGGTGGCCCGGATCTCCGCGGCGACCGCCTCGCACGCGTCCTGCTTGCGGCTCGAGATGACCACGTTCGCGCCCGCGTCCGCGAGGGCGGCGGCGATCGCCTTGCCGATGCCCTTGGTCGAGCCGGTGATCAGCGCGGTCTTGCCGCTGAGGTCGAACAGCCTCATGCGGCGTCCCCGGTCAGCTTGACGACGGTCTTGCCGAAGTTGCCGCCCTTGAGCATCGAGATGAACTTCGCCGGCGCGTTCGCGAGGCCCTCGGCGATGTCCTCCTGGTACTTGATGCGGCCGTCCTTCACCATCGGGCCCACCTCGGCGAGGAAGTCGCCGTAGCGGTCCCAGTGGTCCATGATGATGAAGCCGTGGACGTTGAGCTTGTTGACGAGGATGGACCGCATCGCCCGCGGCAGCATGTTGGGCCCGGGCGCGTCGCCGGCACCGAGGCCGCCGAGGTTGTAGTAGGCGATGGTGCCGCAGACCGGGATGCGGCCGAACGGGTTCATCAGCGAGAGCACCGCCTCCAGCACCTTGCCGCCGACGTTCTCGTAGTAGACGTCGATGCCGTCGGGCGCGGCCTTGGCGAGCGCCTCGCGCATCGCCGGGACGTCGGGGTAGGCGTGGTGGTCGAGGCAGGCATCGAAGCCGAGCGTCTCGACCGCGAAGCGGCACTTGTCCTCGCCGCCGGCGACGCCGACCGCGCGCAGGCCGAGCGCCTTGCCGAGCTGGCCGACCATCTGGCCGACGGGTCCGGTGGCCGCGGCGACGACGAGCGTCTCCCCGCTCTTGGGCCGCCCGAGTTCCTTGAGGCCGTACCAGCCGGTGAAGCCGGGCATGCCGAGGACGCCGAGGGAGGCGGACGGCGGCGCGTAGTCGGTGGCGGCGTGGCGGAGCTGGTTGGCCGGCAGCACGCCGTGCGTCGCCCAGCCGAACTGCCCGACGACGAGGTCGCCCTCCGCGAAGCGCGACGAGTTGGACGCGATGACGCGGCCGACGGTGCCACCCTCCATCGTGGCGCCGACCTCGACCGGCTTGGCGTAGGACTTCGCGTCGTCCATCCGCCCGCGCATGTAGGGATCGAGCGAGAGGTAGAGGTTCTCGACCGCGACCTCCTTCTCGCCGGGATCGCGCAACTCGGCGGATTCGAGGCGGAAGTTGTCTTCGGTCGGCGCGCCCGTGGGTCGGCTGGCGAGCACGATCCGCTGCATGGGTGTGGGCAAGGGGTCCTCCAGACGTTTCTGTTTCACGACGTGCGTGACGGCGTTTCTCGGTGTCGCGCCGATACCGGTTGCGCACCATGTGAAACTACGTTTCGCGGCGGCGGGCCACAAGCGCCGGACGCACCGGCACCGGGCCGCGAAGCGAGTTTTAGGGCCGCCCGGCGGGGACGGCGACGTCCTCGAGGGCGAGGCGCCCCGTCGCAAGGCGCGCGAGCACGTCGACGTGCACGTCGAGCGCGTCGATGACGGGGTAGCCGGGTTCCTGCCCGTCGAAGGCGAGATTGAGGTCGGTGCCGGCCAGCACGATCGCCTCGGCCCCGAGGTCGCGGACCATCCGTGCTCCCGCGTCGATGAAGAGGGCGCGCTGCGCGTCGGTGCAGGCGCCGGCGACCGCGACGTCCTGGTAGGTCTGGCCGATCGTGTCGATCTCGTCGTCGAGCGCCACCGCCTCTGTGCGGGCGAGCTGGCCGTAGAGCCGGGTGCGCATGACCACCCGGGTGCCGAGGAGGCCGACCCGGCCGATACCGCGGCCGGCGAAGGCGTCGTCGAGCGGCGTCACGCCGGAGACGAGGGGCAGCGGGCTGATCGCGGCGAGTTCGTCGAAGCAGAAGTGGCCGCCGATGGAGGTGATCGCCGCGAAGTCGGCCCCCGCCTCCCGCAGCCGGGCGACCTGTGCGGCGAAGATCCCGGCTTGCGGGCCGCGGAGGTCAGCGAGATTATTGCGGATCAGCGTCTGGATGTCGCCGTGCGAGATGGTCAGGTCGAGCGGCCCGCCGAGAGCGTCGACAGCGGCCGTAAGGCGCTGATAATAAACGATCGTTGCAGCGACGCCGATGCCGCCGATCAGTCCGATGTGCATGGTCATAAGCTCCCGCTGATATCCCGGATGGGAGTAGGGGGTGAAACCGTGAACGGCAAGTCGGGTGGCGCGCGGCCTGCATCACGCAAGGACAAGGAAGTGCCTAGCGGGTTCAAGGTGTTGAGCGGCGAAGTGATCTGTCACTGCGCCGCGGCCACCGCGTGTTTGAGACACGCCTTCGACCCGCTATGTACTTGAGACAAATAAACTAGGGAGAGCCTCATGAAGGGCATGATGATGAACCGTCCGCTGAAAATAGCGGACATTCTGGCGTTCGCCGCCGAGGTGTACCCGAACGGCGAAATCATCTCGGTGCGGACCGAGGGCGACGTCCATCGTACGACCTATAAGGAAACCGCAGGTCGCGTCGCCCAGCTCGCCCATGCCCTGAAAGGCCTCGGAGTGGGGTTCGGCGACCGCGTCGCGACGCTCGCCTGGAACGGCTACCGCCACTTCGAGCTCTACTATGCCATCTCCGGCATCGGCTCGGTCTGCCACACGATCAATCCGCGCCTCTCGGCCGAGCAGATGATCTACATCGTCAACCACGCGCAGGATAAGGTCCTGTTCGTGGACACGACGTTCGTGCCCATCCTCGAGAAGCTGACGGGCGAGCTTCCGGCCGACCTCACCTTCGTCATCATGACCGACCGGGCGCACATGCCCGAGAACACGCTGAACGCCCTCTGCTACGAGGAGCTGCTGGAGGGACAGCCCACCAGCATCGACTGGCCGGAGTTCGACGAGAACACCGCCGCCGGCCTCTGCTACACCTCCGGCACCACGGGCGACCCCAAGGGCGCGCTCTACTCCCACCGCTCGATGGTGCTGCACACGCTGATCGTGCCGACCTCGATGCCGGGCGTCTTCGCGCCGGGGCACCGCATCATGCCGGTGGTGCCGCTCTTCCACGTCAACGCCTGGGGGACGCCCTACACCGCGCCGCTGACCGGCGCCTCGCTGATCTTCCCCGGCGGCAAGCTCGACGGGCCGAGCATCTACGAGCTGATGGACTCCGAGAAGGTGTGGTCCGCCTGGGGCGTGCCGACGGTCTGGCTCGGCCTCCTCAACGAGATCGACAAGCGCGGCCGGATCCCCGAAGGCTTCGGCCACCTTGTCGTGGGCGGCTCGGCGGCGCCGCGCCCGATGGTCGAGAAGTTCGAGAACCTCGGCGTCGATGTCTGCCACGCGTGGGGCATGACCGAGATGAGCCCCATCGGCACCACCGGCCAGCAGATCGACGAAATGAAGGACTGGCCGCAGGACAAGCTCATCGACTGGAAGTCGCGCCAGGGCCGGCGCATCTTCGGCGTCGACTTCAAGATCGTCGACGAGGACGGCAAGCGCCTGCCGCACGACGGCAAGACCGTCGGCGAGCTCCACGTGCGCGGCAACACCATCGTCGCCGGCTATTTCAACAACGAGGCGGCGACCAGCAAGGCGCTAGACGAGGAGGGCTGGTTCGGGACCGGCGACGTCGCGCACATCTCCGCCGACGGGATCCTCACCATCACGGACCGCGCCAAGGACCTCATCAAGTCCGGCGGCGAGTGGATCTCCTCGCTGGATCTCGAGAACATCGTGATGGCCCACCCGAAGGTCGCCAACTGCGCGGTGGTCGCGGTGCCGCACCCGAAGTGGGACGAGCGACCGCTTCTGGTGGTGACGCCCGCCGGCGACCCGCCGACGAAGGCGGAGCTGATCGCGATGCTGTCGGAGCATCTCGCCAAGTGGCAGATCCCGGACGACGTGGTGTTCGTCGAGCAGCTGCCCCTGACGGCGACCGGCAAGGTGTCGAAGCTGACGCTCCGGCAGAACTTCAAGGACTACCAGCTCCCGGACGAGCAGGCCGCGGCGAGCTGACCGCCGCGTCCGGCGGGGCCGCCACCGTGCGGCCGCTCCCGGCGGGGGAGCGGCGCGCGGGAGCGGGGCTCAGACCGTCGCGAGGATCAGCCGCTGCAGCACGATCAGCGGGTTGAGCCACTGGTCCGGGTCGCTGTAGCGGCCGCAGTAGAGGACGCCGACGGTCGCAAGGCTCGGCAGCACGAAGAGCCGCTGGCCGCCGTTGCCCATCCCGGAGATCATCGGCACCTGCTGGCCGGTGTCGCGGACGGGCTGCTGCGAGGAGTACCACATGCGGCTGTAGCCCATGCCGAAGGTTGTCTGCGCCACGGGCCTGCCGAGCGAGGCGATCCAGCCCGCGGGCACGATGCGCGTTCCGTCCCACACGCCGCCCTGGAGCACCATGGTGCCGATCCTGGCGAGGTCGCGCGCCGTCATGCGCAGGCCGGATGCCGCCGACGGCACCCCGTCGCGCCCGCGCATCCACTCGACCTCGGTGATCCCCAGCGGGCCGAACAGGTGCCGCTCGGCGTAGGCGAAGAGGTCCATCCCCGAGCGGCGCTCGATGATGCTGCCGACCAGCGCCGAGGCGCCGCCGTTGTAGCGCCATGTCGTGCCCGCCGCGGCGACGATCGGCCGTTCGAGGACGAAGCGGAAGCGGTCGGTCGCCCGCTCCATGGCGATCTCGCTGTTGTTCGGGTCGGTGTAGGGGAGGTCCTCGTCCCACTCGATGCCCAGCGTCATGTTGAGCGCGTGGCCGATCGTCCAGGCGCTGCGCTGCGGGTCGGCCGCGAGGTCGCCGTACTCGGGAAAGACGTTGAAGAGGCGCGTGTCGGGCGCCGGCACGTCCCCCCGGCCCTGCGCGATGCCGTAGAGCAGCGACACCACGCTCTTCGTGATGGAGCGGATGTCGTGGAGGCTCGTCTCGTCGAACGCCACGCGGCCGAGGTCCCGGCCCCAGGCATAATCCTGACCCGGAAAGTACCGTTCGACGATCGTTTCGTCCTCCCTCCGCACGAGAACCGCGTGGAGATCCGGCAGGACTCCGGACTGGAAGGCGAGGGCGATCCGTTCGTCGAGCGTCTCCATGGGCTCCTCCACCGCGCTTGCACTACAATGCAAATGGCCCACGAGTGGGGCAGGACCATGCCGGACATGCCGCGAGCGGCAGCGGTCGTGGCCCGGGCGTGCCCGTCGCGGCAGGGAACGCGCCGCGGCGTTCAGCACGCCGTGGCGGTCGCCCAGCGTCCCGGAAACGCGGAAATCGTCTGGTTGGCGGCGCCGGGGATCAGTCCTGCTGCGCGATCATGACGAGGAGGTCCACCGTCCCGGCCGGGTCGGTGATCATCAAGTCGTGGCCCGTGGCGATCTCGCGGTAGTCCCATCCGTAAGCTTTGGCGCGTTCGCGCGAGCCCCAGAGCGGCTGGTAGGCGGGGTCCGTGCAGGCGACGTAGGTGCAGGGAAACCCGTCGCCGGGCGGCTTCTCCAGGGCGAGCGGGGACTCGTAGGTCGAGAAGGGGTGAGGGGTGAGGCGGCGCTTGACGTACTCCGCCTCCCGCGGGTCGCGGATGCCGAGGCCCTCGGGTTCAGGGGCCGGCATGGAAAGACCGCCGCTCGAGGCCATGGAGCGCTCGCGCCGGGTCGCGACGATGTCCGCATCGATGCTGGAGAACACCGTCTCGCCGCCTTCCAGCAGCATCGCGTCGAGGTAGATGAGGCGCTGGATACGCTCCGGTACCGCCTCCGCCAGGCCGGAGACGACCGAACCGGCGAAGCTGTGGCCGACGACGATCGTGTCGGTCATGGCGTGGCTGGTCATGAGGTGGGCCACCTCGTCGACCCATGCCTGCAGCGTGATCGTCCGCGACATCTGGTCGGCACGTTCGCCGAGGCCCCGCAGGGTCGGCGTGATGACGCGGTCGCCGACATGTTCGAGCCGCAGGCGGACCTGGTCCCAGCACCAGCTTCCATGCCACGCGCCGTGTATGAGGAGCCAGGTCTTCATGGGTTGGTCCGTTCTTAAAAAGTGTCGCTGCGCCGATACTGCGTTAATACCATAGGTTGCGGAAACGCAATGGCAGAGGTCTAATCCACTCGCCCCACCTTGGTAAAGCGTTAAGGCGCCGCCGATCGTGGTCGACGACCGGAGCGGCGTGCCGTGTCGGCCCAAAATGGCCGGGAGATTCGCCGCGCCGCCGATCAAGGGAGCGGGATGGTGCGCGGGTCCGCCGCGCCGCCGGCTTCTGAGAGGCCGGCCGGGCGGTCAGACCTCCAGCCACTCGCGGCGGATGTCCTGTCGGGTGGCGAACTCTGCCGGAGTTCCGGTGTAGACGATCTCGCCGTGACCCATGACGTAGACCCGCGCGGCGATCTTCAGCGCGATGGAGAGCTTCTGCTCGACCAGCAGGATCGCGACGCCCGCCCTGGCGATCTCGGCGATCAGCTCGCCCACCTGCGCGACGATCTTCGGGGCGAGGCCCTCGGTCGGCTCGTCGATCATGATGAGGTCCGGATCGCCCATCAGCGTGCGGCAGATGGTGAGCATCTGCTTCTCGCCGCCCGAGAGGACGCCGGCGGCCGTGTCGGCCCGGTTGCGCAGGTTGGGGAACATGTCGAGCATCTGCTCCACCGACCAGCGGCCGGGCCGGCGCATGTCCTTGATCCCGAGGAGGAGGTTCTGGCGCACCGTCATCATCGGAAAGATGTCGCGGTTCTCCGGCACGTAGCCGAGGCCGGCGCGGGCGATCTCGTGGCTCGGCCTGCCGGAGATCAGCTCGCCCTTGAAGCGCACCTCGCCGACCGGCGCGACCTCGCCCATGATCGCCTTGACGGTGGTCGAGCGGCCGACGCCGTTGCGCCCGAGGAGGGCGACGACCTCGCCGGGAAAGACGTCGAGGTCCACGCCCTGCAGGACGTGGCTCTTGCCGTAGTAGGCGTTGAGGTTGCGTACCGCGAGGATCGGCGCTGTCGTGCCGGCCTCCGGGCGGTCGAGGACGTCGGTCGCGCTCAATGGGCTGCCTCCGCAAGAGTGGCCGCCTCGTCGCCGAGGTAGGCCTCGCGCACCTTCGGGTCGCCGCGGATCTCGTCCGGCCGGCCGGTGGCGATGATCTCGCCGTAGCACAGCACCGAGATGCGGTCGGCGAGGCCGAAGACGACGCCCATGTCGTGCTCGACGATGAGGAGCGTCTTGCCGCGCGTGGCCTGGGCGATGAGGGCGACGGCCCGCTCCGTCTCCGAGTGGCTCATCCCCGCGGTCGGCTCGTCCAGCATGATGACGTCGGCGCCGCCGGCGATGGTGATCGCGATCTCGAGGGTGCGCTGGTCGGCGTAGGGGAGGAGCGCGGCCGGGAGGTTCGCCTTCTCCGTCAGGCCCACCTGGGCGAGGATCGCCGCGGTCTTGTCCTGCACCGCCTTGGAGGAGCGGATGCTCTTCCAGAACGCGTACTTCTGTCCCATCGACCAGAGGACGCCGCAGCGTACGTTCTCGCGCACCGTCATGTTGGTGAAGACGGACGAGACCTGGAAGGATCGGGACAGGCCCTTGCGGTTCACCGCGTAGGCCGGCAGGCCCGAGATGCGCTCGCCGTTGAGCCGCACCTCGCCGGAGGTCGGCTTGAACATCCCCGAGACGAGGTTGAAGAGGGTGGACTTTCCCGCCCCGTTCGGCCCGATGATGGCGTGCCGCTCGCCCGGCTCGATGCTGAGGTTCACGCCGCGGATGATCTCGGCCGGGCCGAAGTTCTTCCTTAGGTCGACGATCTCGAGTGCGGGGGCGGTCATGCGTCGCTCCTCCGGGCGATGAGGCGCATCAGGGCGAGGCCGGCGCCGATGGGCACGAGGGCCACCAGCCAGGTCAGCGGCGAGCCGTGCGGCAGGGCGATGCCGAAGGGCTCGAACGTATCGCCGTAGCCGTTGGACCAGCGCACCGCGACCTCGATCACGACGACCAGCCCGGCGAGCGCGATGAGGGCGGCGAGGGTCATCTGCGACCAGCGGGCGAGGCGGGCCGCCGCGCCTGGCATGCGCACGCCGTTGACGAGGGCGACGACGATGCCGGCGAGCCCGTTCGGCGCGAACATCACGATCGTGATGAAGAGGAGGCCGAGGTACAGGAGCCACGCCTCCGAGTAGCCCGAGAAGCTCGACTGCATGAACGTCAGCACGATGGCGCCGAGGATCGGCCCGGCGAAGTACCGGATGCCGCCGATATAGGCCATCAGCAGCACGAAGCCGGACGGGAGCAGCGAGAGGTTCTCGGGCGTGAAGATCTCGAAGTTGACCGCCGCCATGCCGCCGCCGACGCCGGCGAACCCGCCCGACGCGATGAAGACGAGGTAGCGCACCTGCTGCGGGTTGTAGCCCACGAACGCCGCGCGCTCGGGGTTGTCGCGCACCGCCTCGGACATGCGCCCCAGCGGCGTGCGGGTGAAGGCGTACATGAGGACCGAGGCGACGAACGTCCAGAAGGCGATGAACCAGTAGACGTCGCTGATCGGCCCCATCGTGAACTCGACCTCGTGGCCGAACAGCGTCACCGGGTCGAACCACTTCATGCGGTCACCGCTGATGC from Acuticoccus sediminis includes these protein-coding regions:
- a CDS encoding ABC transporter ATP-binding protein; translation: MTAPALEIVDLRKNFGPAEIIRGVNLSIEPGERHAIIGPNGAGKSTLFNLVSGMFKPTSGEVRLNGERISGLPAYAVNRKGLSRSFQVSSVFTNMTVRENVRCGVLWSMGQKYAFWKSIRSSKAVQDKTAAILAQVGLTEKANLPAALLPYADQRTLEIAITIAGGADVIMLDEPTAGMSHSETERAVALIAQATRGKTLLIVEHDMGVVFGLADRISVLCYGEIIATGRPDEIRGDPKVREAYLGDEAATLAEAAH
- a CDS encoding branched-chain amino acid ABC transporter permease, which gives rise to MTDTALPVALGPTRFAQFRDRVLPFLVFAAVLVTIPALGPSRTWYTLLNSMGINIVFALSYNMLLGRAGLLSFGHAVYFGLGGYLAMHAMNWIPESVLGVAGVFALPVIGFAGGALAGAVIGWPSCRRAGIPFAMISLGIAELVASAAFIFVSVFGGEEGISGDRMKWFDPVTLFGHEVEFTMGPISDVYWFIAFWTFVASVLMYAFTRTPLGRMSEAVRDNPERAAFVGYNPQQVRYLVFIASGGFAGVGGGMAAVNFEIFTPENLSLLPSGFVLLMAYIGGIRYFAGPILGAIVLTFMQSSFSGYSEAWLLYLGLLFITIVMFAPNGLAGIVVALVNGVRMPGAAARLARWSQMTLAALIALAGLVVVIEVAVRWSNGYGDTFEPFGIALPHGSPLTWLVALVPIGAGLALMRLIARRSDA